A genomic stretch from Nocardia wallacei includes:
- the rpmF gene encoding 50S ribosomal protein L32 — MAVPKRRMSRANTRSRRSQWKATAPTLITCPNRACGQKTLPHIACPNCGTYKGRQVASAI, encoded by the coding sequence GTGGCCGTTCCGAAGCGCCGGATGTCTCGTGCCAACACCCGCTCGCGGCGCAGCCAGTGGAAGGCCACCGCGCCTACCCTGATCACCTGCCCGAACCGGGCCTGCGGTCAGAAGACGCTGCCGCACATCGCGTGCCCGAACTGCGGCACCTACAAGGGCCGTCAGGTCGCTTCGGCAATCTGA
- the rnc gene encoding ribonuclease III: MTASKDGAEAPAVGEAADHTSLLEALGVEVRPDLLRLALTHRSYAYENGGLPTNERLEFLGDSVLGLSITERLYLEHPEKSEGELAKLRASVVNMHALAEVARGLGEGGLGRHLLLGKGEELTGGRDKPSILADGMESLLGAVHLEHGIDVARSVVLRLFADLLERGPRMGAGLDWKTSLQELTAERGIGVPSYEITSTGPDHDKEFTATAMVGGQAYGKGVGRSKKEAEQKAAGAAWQALTADN, translated from the coding sequence GTGACCGCCAGCAAGGACGGAGCGGAAGCACCCGCGGTGGGCGAGGCCGCCGACCACACCTCGCTACTCGAGGCACTCGGAGTCGAGGTGCGCCCGGACCTGCTCCGGCTCGCGCTCACCCACCGCTCGTACGCCTACGAGAACGGCGGTCTGCCGACCAACGAACGCCTGGAGTTCCTCGGTGATTCGGTGCTCGGCTTGAGCATCACCGAGCGACTGTATCTGGAGCATCCGGAGAAATCCGAGGGTGAGCTGGCGAAGTTGCGGGCGAGCGTGGTCAACATGCACGCGCTGGCCGAGGTCGCCCGTGGCCTCGGCGAGGGCGGCCTCGGTCGGCACCTGCTGCTGGGCAAGGGCGAGGAGCTGACCGGCGGTCGCGACAAGCCGAGCATCCTGGCCGACGGCATGGAGTCGTTGCTCGGCGCGGTGCACCTCGAGCACGGCATCGACGTCGCGCGCAGTGTGGTGCTGCGGTTGTTCGCGGATCTGCTCGAGCGCGGTCCGCGCATGGGCGCCGGGCTGGACTGGAAGACCAGCCTGCAGGAGCTGACCGCCGAGCGCGGCATCGGCGTGCCCAGTTACGAGATCACCTCGACCGGCCCGGACCACGACAAGGAATTCACCGCGACCGCGATGGTCGGCGGCCAGGCCTACGGCAAGGGCGTCGGCCGGTCGAAGAAGGAAGCGGAACAGAAGGCGGCCGGCGCGGCCTGGCAGGCGCTGACCGCGGACAACTAG
- the mutM gene encoding bifunctional DNA-formamidopyrimidine glycosylase/DNA-(apurinic or apyrimidinic site) lyase: MPELPEVETVRRGLAEHVVGSVIESVAVKHPRSVRRHLLGGDDLAAQLAGLRIESAQRRGKFLWLTFDEPDLALVVHLGMSGQMLVQPADVPLEKHAHIVATLDSGEQLRFVDQRTFGGWALHPLVEVDGTLVPEAVAHIGRDPLDPRFDADAVVRVMRGKRSEIKRVLLDQTVVSGVGNIYADEALWRARLHGERVAATLTRPVLHGLLTEVRAVMTEALEVGGTSFDALYVNVNGQSGYFERALAAYGREDEPCRRCGAPILREKFMNRSSFSCPRCQRRPRGQV; the protein is encoded by the coding sequence GTGCCCGAACTACCCGAGGTCGAGACGGTCCGGCGGGGGCTGGCCGAGCACGTGGTCGGCAGTGTCATCGAATCCGTGGCGGTCAAGCATCCGCGTTCGGTGCGCAGGCATCTGCTCGGCGGTGACGACCTGGCCGCGCAGCTGGCCGGGCTGCGGATCGAGTCGGCGCAGCGGCGCGGCAAGTTCCTCTGGCTGACCTTCGACGAGCCGGATCTCGCCCTGGTCGTGCATCTCGGGATGAGCGGCCAGATGCTGGTGCAGCCCGCCGACGTCCCGCTGGAGAAGCACGCCCACATCGTCGCGACCCTGGATTCGGGGGAGCAGCTGCGGTTCGTCGACCAGCGCACGTTCGGAGGCTGGGCATTGCATCCGCTGGTCGAGGTGGACGGCACCCTGGTCCCGGAGGCGGTCGCGCACATCGGCCGTGATCCGCTGGACCCGCGCTTCGACGCCGACGCGGTGGTGCGGGTGATGCGGGGCAAGCGGTCCGAGATCAAGCGGGTGCTGCTGGATCAGACCGTGGTGTCGGGCGTCGGCAACATCTACGCCGACGAGGCGCTGTGGCGGGCGCGGCTGCACGGCGAGCGCGTCGCCGCCACCCTCACCCGGCCCGTCCTGCACGGGCTGCTGACCGAGGTCCGGGCGGTGATGACCGAGGCGCTGGAGGTCGGCGGGACCTCGTTCGACGCGCTGTATGTCAATGTCAACGGCCAATCCGGTTACTTCGAGCGCGCGCTGGCCGCCTACGGGCGCGAGGACGAGCCGTGCCGGCGCTGCGGCGCGCCGATCCTGCGGGAGAAGTTCATGAACCGCTCCTCGTTCTCGTGCCCGCGCTGCCAGCGCAGGCCCCGCGGACAGGTGTGA
- a CDS encoding dihydrofolate reductase family protein, with amino-acid sequence MRKLTYYVASTIDGFIATEDGSVDFFPVGGDHQPAITAQYPETLPAKVRESLGIDKANSYFDTVLMGRKTHDFGVRTGTSSPYAHLRQYVVSTTLPENPAPDVELISADPLGRVRELKREQGLGIWLCGGGELAQVLLPEIDQVFLKLYPIVLGSGRPLFGGAARLPEPARFRVLTSRVFEDGVAFVKYVRIR; translated from the coding sequence ATGCGCAAGCTGACCTACTACGTTGCTTCGACGATCGATGGGTTCATCGCCACGGAGGACGGCTCCGTCGACTTCTTCCCGGTCGGGGGTGACCATCAACCGGCGATCACGGCCCAGTACCCGGAGACCCTGCCCGCGAAGGTGCGCGAGTCGCTGGGCATCGACAAGGCCAACAGTTATTTCGACACCGTGCTGATGGGCCGCAAGACCCACGACTTCGGCGTCCGCACCGGCACGTCCAGCCCGTACGCGCATCTGCGGCAGTACGTGGTGTCCACGACGCTGCCCGAGAACCCGGCCCCGGACGTGGAACTCATCTCCGCCGATCCGCTCGGACGGGTGCGAGAACTCAAGCGGGAGCAGGGCCTTGGCATCTGGCTGTGCGGTGGCGGCGAACTGGCCCAGGTGCTGCTGCCGGAGATCGACCAGGTGTTCCTGAAGCTCTACCCGATCGTGCTCGGCAGCGGCCGCCCGCTGTTCGGCGGGGCCGCCCGGCTGCCCGAGCCCGCCCGGTTCCGGGTGCTGACCAGCCGCGTGTTCGAGGACGGTGTCGCCTTCGTGAAGTACGTGCGGATTCGCTAG
- a CDS encoding PHP domain-containing protein: MAEHIPGPVQALREIAFWMERSRAETHRVKAYRRAADVVAALSPEQYDGYRRNGGWQELPGIGPKTADAIAQASAGRLPDRLTELRTAARPIGPDGAPLRKRLRGDLHTHSDWSDGGSPIEEMMRTAVALGHEYCALTDHSPRLTVANGLSADRLRRQLDVVAELNEELAPFRILTGIEVDILEDGTLDQEADLLARLDIVVASVHSKLRADSETMTRRMVYAVADPNVDVLGHCTGRLVTGGRGTRPESQFDAEVVFEACRSYGTAVEINSRPERRDPPSRLMRLAVEMDCYFAVDTDAHAPGQLDWQGYGCERAVANDVPPERIINTWPLEKLLEFTAA; encoded by the coding sequence GTGGCAGAACACATTCCGGGCCCGGTGCAGGCGCTGCGGGAGATCGCGTTCTGGATGGAGCGCTCCCGCGCCGAGACCCATCGGGTGAAGGCCTACCGGCGGGCGGCCGATGTGGTGGCCGCCCTCTCGCCGGAGCAGTACGACGGCTACCGCAGAAACGGCGGCTGGCAGGAACTTCCGGGAATCGGGCCGAAGACCGCCGACGCCATCGCGCAGGCGTCGGCGGGCCGGTTGCCGGACCGGCTGACCGAATTGCGCACGGCGGCAAGGCCGATCGGCCCGGACGGCGCGCCGTTGCGCAAGCGGCTGCGCGGCGATCTGCACACCCACTCCGACTGGTCCGACGGCGGCAGCCCGATCGAGGAGATGATGCGCACCGCCGTCGCGCTGGGCCACGAGTATTGCGCGCTCACCGATCATTCGCCGCGGCTGACCGTGGCCAACGGGCTGTCCGCGGACCGGTTGCGGCGGCAGCTGGATGTGGTGGCGGAGCTGAACGAGGAACTGGCGCCGTTCCGGATCCTCACCGGGATCGAGGTGGACATCCTCGAGGACGGCACCCTCGATCAGGAGGCGGATCTGCTGGCGCGGCTCGATATCGTCGTCGCCAGTGTGCATTCCAAGCTGCGCGCCGACAGCGAGACCATGACCCGGCGCATGGTGTACGCGGTCGCCGACCCGAACGTGGATGTGCTCGGGCACTGCACCGGCCGGTTGGTGACCGGTGGTCGCGGCACCCGCCCGGAGTCGCAGTTCGACGCCGAGGTGGTGTTCGAGGCGTGCCGCAGTTACGGCACCGCGGTGGAGATCAACAGCCGCCCCGAGCGCCGCGACCCCCCGAGCCGTCTGATGCGGCTCGCCGTGGAGATGGACTGCTACTTCGCCGTCGACACCGACGCCCACGCCCCCGGTCAATTGGATTGGCAGGGCTACGGATGCGAGCGCGCCGTCGCCAACGACGTCCCGCCCGAGCGCATCATCAACACCTGGCCTCTGGAGAAGCTGCTCGAATTCACCGCTGCCTGA
- a CDS encoding DUF350 domain-containing protein has translation MTTFALESGYWGNVGHGVGAIISYAIVGLALMLVGFFAIDITTPGPLRKLVTSGNPNAVVVTASGMVSMALIVVLAIYSSGGKLAEGLIAAAVYGLIGIVAQVISVRVLEWVLGLDIGDLLHAEQYKVQSLVVAAAHLGLGLVVAFAIL, from the coding sequence ATGACCACGTTCGCGCTCGAGTCGGGGTATTGGGGGAACGTCGGCCACGGCGTCGGCGCCATCATCTCCTACGCCATCGTCGGGCTGGCACTCATGCTGGTCGGCTTCTTCGCCATCGACATCACCACGCCCGGCCCACTGCGCAAGCTGGTGACCTCCGGCAACCCGAACGCCGTGGTCGTCACCGCCTCGGGGATGGTGAGCATGGCGCTGATCGTGGTGCTGGCGATCTACTCCTCCGGCGGCAAGCTGGCCGAGGGACTCATCGCCGCCGCCGTCTACGGCCTGATCGGCATTGTCGCCCAAGTCATCTCGGTGCGCGTGCTGGAATGGGTACTCGGCCTGGACATCGGCGACCTGCTCCACGCCGAACAGTACAAGGTGCAGTCCCTGGTCGTAGCCGCCGCCCACCTCGGCCTCGGCCTGGTCGTAGCCTTCGCCATCCTCTAA
- a CDS encoding glutathionylspermidine synthase family protein, protein MRRVRSQPRPGWQKIIQDQGLVFGSPGRDVNGQPRPYWDESVHYEFELDEILALEAQVEVLHSMCLHAVEQIVLTERFADFGLPQWSWEPIKQSWQRSDPYVYGRFDLRYDGRGPAKLLEYNADTPTSLLEAAIVQWHWLTDTHSGDDQWNSLHEKLVERWGELRETLPTGDLHFTWSSADASGEDNVTTAYMQETAAEAGFHTVALPIEEIGFDTELERFVDLAEAPIESLFKLYPWEWALDDEFGKRVVDSLPQTIWIEPLWKSMLSNKALLAVLWEMYPGHPNLLPAYIDDPHELTEYIRKPKLGREGANMTIVGAGMETTTGGVYGEEGFVYQLLDPLPDFDGMRPVLGAWIVGDTSAGLGIRETPGLITDDSSTFVPHRIPQH, encoded by the coding sequence GTGCGCCGAGTGCGCAGCCAACCGCGACCGGGCTGGCAGAAGATCATTCAGGATCAGGGCCTGGTCTTCGGGTCACCCGGCCGCGACGTGAACGGGCAGCCCCGGCCGTACTGGGACGAATCGGTGCACTACGAATTCGAGCTGGACGAGATCCTCGCGCTGGAGGCGCAGGTCGAGGTGCTGCATTCGATGTGCCTGCACGCCGTCGAGCAGATCGTCCTAACCGAGCGTTTCGCCGATTTCGGTCTGCCGCAATGGAGTTGGGAACCGATCAAACAGTCCTGGCAACGCTCGGACCCGTATGTCTACGGCCGGTTCGACCTGCGCTACGACGGCCGCGGTCCGGCGAAACTGCTGGAGTACAACGCCGATACGCCCACCTCGCTGCTGGAGGCGGCGATCGTGCAGTGGCACTGGCTGACCGACACCCACTCCGGCGATGATCAGTGGAATTCGTTGCACGAGAAGCTGGTCGAGCGCTGGGGCGAGCTGCGCGAGACGCTGCCCACCGGCGACCTGCACTTCACCTGGTCCTCGGCCGACGCCTCCGGCGAGGACAACGTCACCACCGCCTACATGCAGGAGACCGCCGCCGAGGCCGGCTTCCACACCGTGGCGCTGCCGATCGAGGAGATCGGATTCGACACGGAGCTGGAACGTTTCGTCGATCTGGCGGAGGCGCCGATCGAATCGCTGTTCAAGCTCTACCCGTGGGAGTGGGCGCTCGACGACGAGTTCGGCAAGCGCGTGGTCGACTCACTGCCGCAGACGATCTGGATCGAGCCGCTGTGGAAGTCGATGCTGTCGAACAAGGCGCTGCTGGCGGTGCTGTGGGAGATGTATCCCGGCCACCCGAACCTGCTGCCCGCCTACATCGATGACCCGCACGAGCTCACCGAGTACATTCGCAAACCGAAGCTGGGCCGCGAGGGTGCGAACATGACGATCGTCGGCGCGGGCATGGAGACCACCACCGGCGGGGTGTACGGCGAGGAGGGCTTCGTCTACCAGCTGCTCGATCCGCTGCCCGACTTCGACGGCATGCGCCCGGTGCTGGGCGCGTGGATCGTCGGCGACACCTCGGCGGGCCTGGGCATCCGCGAGACGCCGGGCCTGATCACCGACGACAGTTCCACCTTCGTCCCGCACCGTATTCCACAGCACTGA
- a CDS encoding acylphosphatase gives MTEPVRLSAWVHGLVQGVGFRWATRSRALELGLVGYARNTRDGRVHVIAEGPRDRCDTLLAWLRSGDTPGRVDLVVEDWGAALGELTGFEER, from the coding sequence GTGACCGAGCCGGTCCGGCTCAGCGCCTGGGTGCACGGCCTGGTGCAGGGCGTGGGATTCCGGTGGGCGACACGCTCGCGGGCCCTCGAATTGGGCCTGGTCGGCTACGCGCGTAACACCCGCGACGGCCGAGTGCATGTTATTGCGGAGGGTCCGAGGGACCGATGTGACACACTGCTGGCGTGGTTGCGTTCCGGCGACACACCTGGCCGTGTCGATCTGGTTGTGGAAGACTGGGGCGCCGCGCTGGGCGAATTGACCGGATTCGAGGAACGGTAG
- a CDS encoding OsmC family protein, producing the protein MTEQTAGAAANKGAAQLWVERTGTRRYTGRSSRGAEVLIGSEGVAGVFTPGELLKIALAACTGMSSDFPLSNRLGENYDVTIRVSGAADRENEVYPELDEVVELDLSELDDAGRERLLVTVQRAIDKVCTVGRTLKAGSKVNLTFQVEA; encoded by the coding sequence ATGACCGAACAGACCGCTGGGGCGGCAGCGAACAAAGGGGCGGCTCAGTTGTGGGTCGAGCGGACCGGGACTCGGCGGTACACCGGGCGTAGTTCGCGGGGGGCGGAGGTGCTCATCGGCTCCGAGGGTGTGGCGGGTGTGTTCACGCCCGGGGAGTTGCTGAAGATCGCGCTGGCGGCGTGTACGGGGATGAGTTCGGATTTTCCGCTGTCGAATCGGCTCGGGGAGAACTACGACGTGACGATCCGGGTGTCGGGGGCCGCCGATCGGGAGAACGAGGTCTATCCCGAACTCGACGAGGTGGTCGAGCTGGACCTGTCCGAACTCGACGACGCCGGGCGGGAGCGGCTGCTGGTCACCGTGCAGCGGGCCATCGACAAGGTGTGCACGGTGGGCCGCACGCTGAAGGCGGGGAGCAAGGTGAATCTGACGTTCCAGGTGGAGGCGTGA
- a CDS encoding response regulator, with product MTAPNTAPTKVLVVDDEPQILRALRINLSVRGYEVITAASGAAALRAAAEKHPDVVVLDLGLPDMDGIDVLAGLRGWSRSPVIVLSARTDSADKVEALDAGADDYVTKPFGMDELLARLRAAVRRAADTGEGTDPVVETSSFVVDLAAKKVTKHGADVHLTPTEWGVLEMLVRNQGKLVGRRELLREVWGPSYATETHYLRVYLAQLRRKLEDDPSHPKHLLTEAGMGYRFSV from the coding sequence GTGACTGCACCGAACACGGCGCCGACCAAGGTGCTCGTGGTCGACGACGAACCACAGATCCTGCGCGCGCTGCGGATCAACCTGTCGGTCCGCGGCTACGAGGTGATCACCGCCGCCAGCGGCGCCGCCGCGCTGCGCGCCGCCGCCGAGAAACACCCCGACGTGGTGGTGCTCGACCTCGGCCTGCCCGATATGGACGGCATCGACGTGCTGGCCGGGCTGCGCGGCTGGAGCCGGTCACCGGTGATCGTGCTGTCCGCGCGCACCGACTCCGCCGACAAGGTCGAGGCGCTCGACGCCGGAGCCGACGACTATGTCACCAAGCCGTTCGGGATGGACGAGCTGCTGGCCCGGCTGCGGGCCGCGGTGCGGCGGGCGGCTGATACCGGGGAGGGCACCGATCCGGTGGTCGAGACGTCGTCGTTCGTGGTCGATCTGGCGGCCAAGAAGGTAACCAAGCACGGGGCCGACGTGCATTTGACGCCGACCGAGTGGGGGGTGCTGGAGATGCTCGTGCGCAATCAGGGCAAGCTCGTCGGGCGGCGGGAGCTGCTGCGTGAGGTGTGGGGGCCTTCGTATGCGACCGAGACCCATTATCTGCGGGTGTATCTGGCGCAGTTGCGGCGGAAGCTGGAGGACGATCCGTCGCATCCCAAACATCTGCTCACCGAGGCGGGGATGGGGTACCGGTTCAGCGTGTGA
- a CDS encoding sensor histidine kinase: MKRGQLRIYLGAAPGVGKTFAMLSEAHRRLERGRDVVAAVVETHGRAKTAELLAGLERIPPKLIEYRGATLPELDVDAVLRRRPAIVLVDELAHTNVPGSRNDKRWQDVHELLDAGIDVISTVNVQHLESLNDVVQQITGVVQRETVPDWVVRGAEQVELVDITPEALRRRMSHGNVYAAERVDAALRNYFRPGNLTALRELALLWLADQVDAALAKYRDDHRITDTWETRERVVVAVTGGPESETIVRRASRIATKSSADLIVVHVVRGDGLAGVSAQRLARLRDLADSLGAGLHTVTGQDVPVALLDFARQVNATQLVLGTSRRSRWARMVDEGIGSTVVQLSGKIDVHMVTHEESKRGFRWSAVTPRQRTLSSWPAAVLVPTLITVGCYFWVDHHLDLAGESALFFIGVVAVSLLGGVAPATLSALLGGLLLNWFFVSPRHSLTIAELNNFLTIVVMLLVAVAVAALVDVSAKRRREARRASQQAELLTLFAGAVLHGADLHDLLERARETFGQRAVSFANDDEVIACVGENPPRRVGDADVAIESGDDTHWLLLTGRPLTAGDRLVLGAVANQAAGLQQRRRLADEAQAAAGVLEADRLRRALLSAVSHDLRTPLAAAKAAASSLRSDDVEFSPEDTAELLETIEESVDQLTALVGNLLDSSRLAVGVVQPQVKRVYLEEVVSRAVVGVGMGTRGVRRAAMDRIKVEVGDVSVRADSGLLERVLANLIDNALRYSPRDTPVRVAAERTGRRVSITVVDYGPGVPTGMEDQMFEPFQRLGDRDNSTGVGLGLSVVRGFVEAMAGTVHAEPTPGGGLTMVIDLPTGEGPSESGGTTELSEQENG, translated from the coding sequence GTGAAGCGCGGGCAGCTACGGATCTACCTCGGCGCCGCACCGGGCGTGGGCAAGACGTTCGCGATGCTCAGCGAGGCGCACCGGCGGCTGGAACGCGGCCGGGACGTGGTCGCCGCCGTGGTGGAGACGCACGGCCGCGCGAAGACCGCCGAACTGCTGGCGGGCCTCGAGCGCATCCCGCCGAAGCTGATCGAATACCGCGGCGCCACCCTGCCCGAACTCGATGTGGATGCTGTCCTGCGGCGGCGCCCGGCGATCGTGCTCGTCGACGAACTGGCCCACACCAACGTGCCCGGCTCCCGCAACGACAAGCGCTGGCAGGACGTGCACGAACTGCTCGACGCCGGCATCGATGTGATCTCCACGGTCAACGTGCAGCACCTGGAGAGCCTCAACGACGTCGTGCAGCAGATCACCGGCGTGGTGCAGCGCGAGACCGTGCCCGACTGGGTGGTGCGCGGCGCCGAGCAGGTGGAGCTGGTCGACATCACCCCCGAGGCGCTGCGGCGGCGGATGTCACACGGCAACGTCTACGCCGCCGAGCGGGTCGACGCCGCGCTGCGCAACTACTTCCGACCCGGAAACCTCACGGCGCTACGGGAATTGGCGCTGCTGTGGCTGGCCGACCAGGTCGACGCGGCGCTGGCCAAGTACCGCGACGACCACCGGATCACCGATACCTGGGAGACGCGCGAGCGCGTCGTGGTCGCGGTGACCGGCGGGCCCGAATCGGAGACGATCGTGCGCCGCGCGAGCCGCATCGCCACCAAATCCAGCGCCGATCTGATCGTGGTGCACGTGGTCCGCGGCGACGGCCTGGCCGGAGTGTCCGCCCAGCGCCTCGCGCGACTACGGGACCTGGCCGACAGTCTCGGCGCCGGACTGCACACCGTCACCGGCCAGGACGTGCCCGTGGCACTGCTCGATTTCGCCCGCCAGGTCAACGCCACCCAGCTGGTGCTGGGCACCTCGCGGCGGTCGCGCTGGGCCCGCATGGTCGACGAGGGCATCGGCTCCACCGTGGTGCAGCTGTCGGGGAAGATCGACGTGCACATGGTCACCCACGAGGAGTCCAAGCGCGGATTCCGGTGGTCGGCGGTCACCCCGCGGCAGCGCACGCTGTCGTCCTGGCCGGCCGCGGTGCTGGTGCCCACGCTGATCACGGTGGGCTGCTACTTCTGGGTGGACCACCACCTCGACCTCGCCGGGGAGAGCGCGCTGTTCTTCATCGGCGTCGTCGCGGTGTCGCTGCTCGGCGGCGTCGCACCGGCCACGCTGTCGGCGCTGCTGGGCGGGCTGCTGCTGAACTGGTTCTTCGTCTCACCCAGGCACAGCCTCACCATCGCCGAGCTGAACAACTTCCTCACCATCGTGGTGATGCTGCTGGTGGCCGTGGCGGTCGCGGCGCTGGTGGACGTGTCCGCGAAACGGCGGCGCGAGGCGCGGCGGGCCTCACAGCAGGCCGAACTGCTCACCCTGTTCGCCGGTGCCGTGCTGCACGGCGCCGACCTGCACGATCTGCTCGAACGCGCCCGCGAGACGTTCGGGCAGCGGGCGGTCAGCTTCGCCAACGACGACGAGGTGATCGCCTGTGTCGGGGAGAATCCGCCGCGCCGGGTCGGTGACGCCGACGTCGCGATCGAGTCCGGGGACGACACGCACTGGCTGCTGCTCACCGGCCGTCCGCTCACCGCCGGAGACCGCCTCGTACTGGGCGCGGTGGCCAATCAGGCCGCCGGATTGCAGCAGCGCCGCCGGTTGGCCGACGAGGCGCAGGCCGCCGCGGGCGTGCTCGAGGCCGACCGGTTGCGGCGGGCGCTGCTGTCGGCGGTGAGCCACGACCTGCGCACTCCCCTCGCCGCCGCCAAGGCCGCCGCGTCGAGCCTGCGCAGCGACGATGTCGAGTTCTCCCCCGAGGACACCGCCGAATTGCTGGAAACCATCGAGGAATCCGTCGATCAGCTCACCGCGCTCGTCGGGAATCTGCTCGACTCCTCGCGGCTGGCCGTCGGAGTCGTGCAGCCGCAGGTGAAACGGGTCTACCTGGAGGAGGTCGTCAGCCGGGCGGTGGTCGGGGTCGGGATGGGCACCCGGGGCGTGCGCCGCGCGGCCATGGACCGGATCAAGGTCGAGGTCGGCGATGTCTCGGTGCGCGCCGACAGCGGCCTGCTGGAACGAGTGCTGGCCAACCTGATCGACAACGCGCTGCGCTACTCGCCGCGCGACACACCCGTGCGTGTCGCGGCCGAACGCACCGGCCGCCGCGTGTCGATCACCGTGGTGGACTACGGTCCCGGAGTGCCGACGGGCATGGAAGACCAGATGTTCGAACCATTTCAGCGGCTCGGCGACCGCGACAACTCCACCGGCGTCGGATTGGGGCTGTCGGTGGTCCGCGGCTTCGTCGAGGCGATGGCCGGCACGGTGCACGCCGAGCCGACCCCCGGCGGCGGTCTCACCATGGTGATAGATCTGCCGACCGGCGAAGGACCGTCCGAATCCGGTGGTACGACAGAGCTTTCGGAACAGGAGAACGGGTGA
- a CDS encoding potassium-transporting ATPase subunit F: protein MDLYGFLTAVRPTLTAFRCPACTPPVSGTSIRGGATLRTRQRPRKRPKQTLDSLWRTSGAPCRERLFPHVCRGVHAADRGGLRTARSDPAGSRTAVTQNIIGLVLAVGVALYVLAALLFPERF from the coding sequence ATGGATCTTTACGGCTTCTTGACGGCCGTCCGGCCGACGTTGACGGCATTCCGGTGCCCGGCGTGCACACCCCCTGTAAGTGGGACGTCAATTCGCGGCGGCGCAACGCTAAGAACGCGTCAACGACCTCGAAAACGGCCGAAGCAGACGCTTGACTCGCTCTGGCGCACCTCGGGTGCGCCGTGTCGAGAGAGGTTGTTTCCACATGTCTGTCGTGGTGTTCACGCTGCTGACCGTGGCGGTCTTCGCACTGCTCGGTCTGATCCAGCGGGGAGTCGAACGGCTGTGACGCAGAACATCATCGGCCTGGTGCTGGCCGTCGGCGTCGCGCTGTATGTCCTTGCCGCCCTGCTGTTTCCGGAGAGGTTCTAG